A window of Carassius auratus strain Wakin unplaced genomic scaffold, ASM336829v1 scaf_tig00217606, whole genome shotgun sequence genomic DNA:
TTACCAAAAATACTCTCCGGACCACTGCATGCTGCTCTACCAGAAGAAAGGCAACTGGTATGAGATATACGACAAGCAGCAGGTATTCCAAACCCTTGACTGTATCAGATATTGGAAAGCATTGAGAAAAGAGGTCGGTAAGATTCACCTGGTTGTAAGAACGCAGCCTTCTGAGGATTCGCTTCAATACCAGCGGTTTCTGAACCACCTAATTGGATATGATGTAACAGATGTCAGCAACGTCCATGACGACGAACTGGAGTTCACGCGAAGAAAGCTACTGACCCCTCGGAAAATTGAGCTGTCTGATCGAGATCCCAAACTTTACTCAACGGATCCCTGGATAACCTCAAAGCCTCTCCCTGAATACCTGCTGAGCAAAATAAGCAACAATCACATCCTGGTTGTGATACACAAGGACACAACAAGCCAGACTATTAAGGTGTCTATAGATGACACCCCTGTCCAGGTTCTTCaaaatttcttcaacaaaatcaCTAAAAAGCGAGCACTTTTAGGCATATCGGAAGATGTCAGCGAATCCGATTTTGTCTTGAGGGTTTGTGGGAGAGAGGAATACCTATATGGCAACTACGCCATCAAAGATTTCCACTGGATCAGACAGTGTCTTAAAAATGGTGAAGAGATCCATTTGGTTTTAGAGCATCCTCTAGACCCAGAACAAGACGTGGTCCAAAAAGAGGAATGGTCTCAGGTCGATGACTGCACGGGTGTCGCTGGTACTCATGAACAACTGACCATCACTGAGAAAGACCACGAGAAAGTGTTTACCATCTCCCTTTGGGACTGCAATCGTAAATTCAGGGTGAAGATCTTGGGGATTGACATACCAGTGCTGCCACGTAATTCCGAGATGATTGTGTTTGTAGAAGCAAGTATTTTCCACGGACAACAGCTGCTGGCCCAAGAAAGGACAACTTCCAAACCCTTCACCGAGGAGGTGCTCTGGAACACCTGGCTGGAGTTTAACATAAAGATCAAGGACTTACCCAAAGGTGCCCGACTTAGCCTGCAGGTGTCCTGTGGAAAAGCGCAGACTCAAACGTCCAAGGAAAACGAATGCAAAAACAAGAGCCGCTTGCTATACTATGTCAACCTGCTAATGGTGGACCACCGCTCCCTGCTCAGGCAGGGCGAGTTCATCTTGCACATGTGGAAGATGCCTGAGAAGAGTGAAGACAACAGCAGCGTTAACGCGGACAAACTCACGTCCGCAACCAACCCGGACAAGGAAAGCTCCATGGCTGTTGCCATTCTCCTGGACAAGTACTGCTACCCAGTGGCTCTTCCCAAGAGCAAGGATTCTCCCGACTCGGAAATGGAAGGGGAGCGAGGACAAAGAGAGATGCCCAACCATTTGCGCAAACAGTTCGAGCAGATTATTGCCACCGACCCTTTGCATCCGCTCAGCTCCGAAGACAAAGAATTGCTTTGGCACTTTCGGCAGGAGTGCATGAAGGATCCCAAAGCCTATCCGAAGTTTCTATCCTCGGTTAAGTGGGGCAAACAAGAGGCCGTTGCAATAACGCACTGTCTCCTGGAGAGGAGCACCATGTGGGACCGAAGCTCGCTTGATGTGGGTTTGGCGTTGCAGTTACTGGACTGCCACTTCTCTGATGAAAATGTGCGCACATTGGCCGTCCGGAAGTTGGAGACTCTTGAAGATGACGATGTCCTGCGGTATCTTCTGCAGCTTGTTCAGGTGAGGCTCGGGTATTCAAAACacactgttgtttttgtttgcataactGCTCAGACATAACAACTCGACATTAACATAAAATCTTCAGCTGGCTATTAAAATGAGCATGCAAAGTGAATATTTACATGAAATGAGCCACGCCATGTAATGTGACGCTTTTGTGCAACTCAAAGAATCTTAATTTTCTTTGCTGCTTATTTGTTTTGTAGGCTGTAAAATTCGAACCGTACCATGACAGTGCACTCGCCAGGTTTCTTCTCAAGCGTGCGCTTCGAGTAAGTCAGAACCTCATCCGTCTACAGTgagtttttaaagtgtttttggtTTAACCTGTTGTGACTCCTTCACAGAGTAAGCGGATTGGCCATTTCTTGTTCTGGTTCCTGCGTAGCGAAATCGCTCAATCCATGCACTATCAGCAGAGGTATGCCGTAATACTTGAAGCTTACCTCCGTGGCTGTGGTGAAGCCATGCTCCAGGACTTAAGGAAGCAAGTGGAGATGACAGAGGCCTTGCAAAAAGTCACTCGTGAGATTAAGCAAATGTCGGCTGAGAAGTATGATGTGTCAGCACAAGGTGACAACAACAGCCAGTATTAGCCCTAGGATATGGCAGTAGGCCAGTGCAGTACACATCTAATGTTGCGGGAACACTGTAGTTGTTTTTCAGATGCGTCAGAAACTGGAATGTCTGCAGACGTCAGGGTTGCCGGACAGCTTTAAAGTACCTTATGACCCAGGCTTACGGGCAGGGGCACTTGTGGTATGTAAAACCAAACCATCTCTTCCATTTTAGTTGCTACTAAGCTACTGTGCTAATTGACAAGTGTTGTCAGCAGCTTGTATTGAACCCTGAATATTTCTTTAACATCCTCTAAAAGTAAGAAACAGTTTTTTATTAACAGTCCTGGCTAATGCACCCTTTACTTAATATATTAATTGTAGATCGAGCAATGCAAAGTGATGGCATCCAAGAAGAAACCATTGTGGCTGCAGTTCAAACGAGCTGACCCGACCACCTTGTCACATGACACGATTGGGATAATCTTTAAAGACGGGGATGACCTTCGTCAGGATATGCTGATATTACAGGTAGACATCATTTAAATGCATGCTAGTAATCATGACCAACATTATCAGTGGTGTCTTTCAAATTGCCTTTTTTTCCCTCACAGATTTTACTGATAATGGAGTCTATTTGGGAGCTGGAGTCCTTGGATCTTTCCTTGTTACCATATGGATGCATTTCCACTGGAAATAAAATTGGTAGTTGTGGTTGATGTGTTAAGCAACAGCAATTAAAGATCTGTAAATGCATCCCACCCTGCTGTGAGTCCGATAACATAACATGTTGAATTCCCGATCCTCCGCTTCTAGGAATGATTGAAATAGTGAAGGATGCCACTACTATTGCTAACATTCAGCAAAGTACTGTCGGGAACACCGGAGCTTTTAAAGATGAGATCCTCAGCCAGTGGCTTCGTGAAAAGTGCGTGAACGAGGAGAAGGTATGTAATTTCCATTTATACTGTTGAATGTGCTAAAGAGGAAGGAAACCGGTCACGTCCTGGTGCATTGGTGTCTCTGTATGAGGCCTTTGTGGAGACTAAACACAGCACCTACACATCATTGTGCTATTTTTAAACAGTCTATCTTGACTTGTGTACCATCGTCTGTGGGTTTGGACGAGCTCATCTTCTGATAAGGGGTTAGCTCATACGTCAGATGTTTGCTGAATGCAAATGTGAAAACAAATTTTCACCCCATACCACTTCTTCAGTTTCAGCAGGCTGTTGAACGCTTTGTGTTCTCTTGTGGAGGGTATTGCGTGGCAACTTATGTCCTGGGCATCGGTGATCGTCACAATGACAACATAATGATCACAGAGACAGGTAATTATTGTTATTGCAGAAACCTCTACTGCTGTTAAAGGAATATTCCGTGCTTTGTGAAAGTTAAGCTCAGTCCATAGCATTTGGGGAGTAGCTCCACTCACCcctcctttaaaaaataaataaataaattggttcaCAGTGAGGTacttacaatggaagtgaatcagttttgttattattaaccaaaactattatctgtgattaaaataaagctgaaataaaataataataaaataaaacaatatttatgttgtatgaaataataaagtataaaaaacattacaatatatatatatatatcttttaagaTATGTTAATATGATTTTGGTAtggaaaaaatgtataatttattgacTTTTTTCTGTATAAAGTTATAACCAGTTTTACAACATTAAATGTCATAtactttaaaacaacaaaatgactgtaaaaattcagatttaaaaaGCTGCACAGCTCaaataatacacaagttttaacAGAATAATTGTGTAAGTGCTGTTATATCATATATAAGCTCCAAAGTGTGCATCCACCAAAAATGGCCTCATTCACTTGCATTGTGCATTGATACTGtatatgctttataaaaaaaatgatgcttATTACAATTATGCAGCAAATGCTGACGTTTGAGCTCAACTTATCTTGAAACCTGAATTTTTCATTAGTTAACCAGTTCAAGAAGCAATAACATAATGCATGTGTTTTCAACTAGGTAACCTCTTCCACATTGATTTCGGTCACATTCTCGGAAACTACAAGAGTTTTTTGGGGATCAGCAAGGAGCGAGTTCCTTTTGTGCTGACTCCTGATTTCCTCTATGTGATGTGCACAACGGGCAAAAAAAGCAGCCCTAATTTTCTCCAGTTTCAGGTACGTTCATCTTATTTCACCTGTTAGACTCCTCTGCTGTGACTAAACGTAatctccctcttcctcttcacAGAACGTTTGCCTGAAGGCATATCTGGCTCTGAGACACCACACCAACCTGCTGATCATCCTGTTCTCCATGATGCTGATGACCGGCATGCCTCAGCTGTCCAGCAAGGAGGACATTGAGTACATACGGGAAGCGCTGACAGTCGGACAGTCAGAGGACGAGGCCAAACAACACTTCTTGGACCAAATCGAGATCTGCAGGGACAAGGGTTGGACGGTGCAGTTCAACTGGTTCCTACACTTGGTGCTAGGCATTAAACAAGGTGTGGAGAAACGTTCAACTTGAAGACAAAAAgtacatttatgtgtttttttttaaattaatggcaCTTTTTAAAGTGTTCAGTTGCTGTATTTTTCGAAATTTGCTTTTTAAAGacctaaattatattattatttaatgcacgTACATCAtgcattgtgttgtttttaatacTTCTTGCAGTCTTTGTACTATCTTGCGCTGTAGTGCAATACCATTTTGAATTgggtctgtttaaatgcattaaaaggctataaatagccaAAGTCAGTAGAAGAGCTGATATTTTTCACTGGTGTACGTTTAGAGATGGACCACCAAAGAATTTTATTTCTGTCTCTAATATGACTTGGACCTATCAGCGTGGATGCAGCATTatgcaaaatgttttattcacaGATGTCATGGCTGAAATCtcttatttgcatttatttgtcacCCTTTAGATAATTTATTCTGTATGTAAATGTGTCTCATAATAAGGTGTGATAAAAGGCATAGTATGTATCTGGTCATGccatgaaaccaaaaaaaaaaaaaaaaaaaatatatatatatatatatatatatatatatatatatatatatgtgtgtgtgtgtgtgtatgtatacatatatatatatatatatataaaataaaaataaaggtaggTGGAAATTATATGGATTACAATAATTATTAACTATAATCTTTagtatttagtatatatttaatcagctggagcatttattttatatatggatTGCCTATGTCCCACAtcaacatgaaatatttttttaaaatacatatttaataactttatattaaaaaGCTTTGTAAATAAACTGTGTCAATGTGTCTGTCGGTTATTCagctcaatttattttttattttaacaaaaaaatgtctgcatgcattaaatatattctttatatgATGCAAAGTCAAAGGGGtccaaagttattattattatttttttgtatcccatgcacattaattatcaaaaaaaaaaaactattatttggtgttttaaagaataaaataaagtcatactggtttgcaATTACATGAAGACGGATAATGAAAAATGGCATGATAATGGTTTTGGCCAACTATACTTCTTCATGTTTCTGAGAATTTGCAGATTTGTTTTCTACACCACTGAACATGTaagtgagaaaaacaaaactgGTAGCAGAGTTGTGTTCAATGTAGTAGCTCCAGTTTTTCTCCTTCACGAGGACAAATAGCTTAAAGCCATTCATTCCTAATGGGGACGTCCTTTCCGCTTCAGAATATTTACCTACcggagagaggtaaatgtttcaTCTGCACTGGGACAGTAGTTCTGGAAAGACACCATATTTCTCGCAAAATTTgacaaaaacagatattcacacCAAATTATTCTGtgaattacattaacattttctcTGCATGATACAGTATactatatgtttacatttttacaacgTTCATGCCTGAATGCAAAGTCTATAATGTTTTCAgctgaatatttataatattattttgggGCTTTTTTATATTCTAATGATGCGAAAACTTAAGACTGGCTGCTGGGGGAGTTATGTAGTTGCAGTGTTGTTCTTTTCACCATTTTTATCCCcgcttaatattaatttaataaaatattagttttgaGTTGTAGCTGCGGTCACACATTAGAGGATTTAAAACCATTGCACAAAGTCAATTTCAGGTTAGATTTCTATATTTGTTGCATTTTGAAAGGTCattttaatacagtatttttttttattttttcattagctTACATTGTCCAGAtcacaaaagtttttttatgaGAAATACTGTTGCagtcatatttatttacagtgttaaTCATTAAACCAGGTTTCCGCATTGCTTCGGTGTTCAAagtgttttataaagttttataagGTTTCAGAGGGATCAGTGTTTTCTAGCAATGCTATTATTTAGGTGTTCAAAGTGGTTTCTAGGGTATCAGATGGTAGCTATAGAGAGGTCTAAGGATCAAGTCAAAGGAGCttaacttttaataattaattttaatgtcaACATCCTGGTTTACAAGAAGCAATAAAGTGCA
This region includes:
- the LOC113101513 gene encoding phosphatidylinositol 4,5-bisphosphate 3-kinase catalytic subunit gamma isoform-like, coding for MEHQASDDEPPVVRREENKRRRRKMKAFTSASAVSTDQIAVEFVLPTSDKNSKDSDTLHLDVTGNWTVEQLKVQIWHRAVTTKLCPEFYQKYSPDHCMLLYQKKGNWYEIYDKQQVFQTLDCIRYWKALRKEVGKIHLVVRTQPSEDSLQYQRFLNHLIGYDVTDVSNVHDDELEFTRRKLLTPRKIELSDRDPKLYSTDPWITSKPLPEYLLSKISNNHILVVIHKDTTSQTIKVSIDDTPVQVLQNFFNKITKKRALLGISEDVSESDFVLRVCGREEYLYGNYAIKDFHWIRQCLKNGEEIHLVLEHPLDPEQDVVQKEEWSQVDDCTGVAGTHEQLTITEKDHEKVFTISLWDCNRKFRVKILGIDIPVLPRNSEMIVFVEASIFHGQQLLAQERTTSKPFTEEVLWNTWLEFNIKIKDLPKGARLSLQVSCGKAQTQTSKENECKNKSRLLYYVNLLMVDHRSLLRQGEFILHMWKMPEKSEDNSSVNADKLTSATNPDKESSMAVAILLDKYCYPVALPKSKDSPDSEMEGERGQREMPNHLRKQFEQIIATDPLHPLSSEDKELLWHFRQECMKDPKAYPKFLSSVKWGKQEAVAITHCLLERSTMWDRSSLDVGLALQLLDCHFSDENVRTLAVRKLETLEDDDVLRYLLQLVQAVKFEPYHDSALARFLLKRALRSKRIGHFLFWFLRSEIAQSMHYQQRYAVILEAYLRGCGEAMLQDLRKQVEMTEALQKVTREIKQMSAEKYDVSAQVVFQMRQKLECLQTSGLPDSFKVPYDPGLRAGALVIEQCKVMASKKKPLWLQFKRADPTTLSHDTIGIIFKDGDDLRQDMLILQILLIMESIWELESLDLSLLPYGCISTGNKIGMIEIVKDATTIANIQQSTVGNTGAFKDEILSQWLREKCVNEEKFQQAVERFVFSCGGYCVATYVLGIGDRHNDNIMITETGNLFHIDFGHILGNYKSFLGISKERVPFVLTPDFLYVMCTTGKKSSPNFLQFQNVCLKAYLALRHHTNLLIILFSMMLMTGMPQLSSKEDIEYIREALTVGQSEDEAKQHFLDQIEICRDKGWTVQFNWFLHLVLGIKQGVEKRST